AGAAGAAACAGAGTGAATGCAATCAAAAGATATAAAAACGCATGGCTTAAAGAATTTAATGATTTATTAAAAGCAGCTCAACAGTGTAATAAAGATTTTACAAACAGATGCGAACAGCTGGCTATTTATTATAGAGACAGAAGAAATATTTTAAATATGGAAGATAGAGTCATGCCTGAGAGATATGTACAGGATTGTTATACTCCTATTATTCTTGATAATTTAGGAAGTTATGACGGTAAAATAAGTACGGCGTTAAAAACAGCAAGCGCGTCAGGGTTTGAAGTAATTGCAGGAGATACTGAAACTGCAGGTAATCCGATGAGGGTGGTTGCCGCTTTAAAATTTAAAGCTGATAAAAACAGATTAAAAGCTATATTAAAAATAGCAAAAATAGAATGGAAAAGAAGTCAATATAAAGGCATGCCTTTAACCGTTAGAACAAAAAAAGGAGAATCAGGATTCGGACTTAGTTTGGATTTAACACTGTTTGATTTGGCCCATCCTCAGAAATACATGGATGAATCAAGACCGCTTGATACTTGTTCGTTTAACCGTGTAAACCCAATAAAATCAGCAATGTATAGAGAACCGAAACCTGATAGTGGATTCGACAGGGTTGGTTTTAAAGGTGAACCTGTTCAGGGTCTTATAGATTACAGAGTGGCTCATAAAAATTCAAGAGGGCAGCAAACAATAAGAAACGGTAAAGGGGTACTTGAATATATCAAATGTGAACTTGACAGAAAAGGTAAACATGATGAAAGAGCTACTTGTAGTGAAGTAGGTGTTAAAGATATCGAATTAAATTTAATTTCAAAACAAGACTTGGCTGCAAACAGATGGAGAGATCCTAAACTTGCATATGAGCCGAGAATTTTAACTAATTTCTTAAACGGAAAACCTTTGAGCTATAACGGCAGAAGAGAAACACCTAAAAATAAATATAAAGTTCCGACAAGTCAGTTTAAATATATCAAAGTTAAATTATCACCGGTCAAAACACAAAAACAGCCGAATATGCAAAAAGTTCCTTCATTTACACCGGTATTCAGATAAGGGTTTCCTTATCTGAATTTTATATTTATAAATACATAAATCTGAATTACAAAAATAATGGTTAAAATAAGAAAGCAAACATTAAGTTTAATGAAGAATATAAAAAGGATAAATATAAAAAGTGACAGACACTGATACGGATATTTTTAAGTGGTGCCCAGGGACGGAATCGAACCGCCGACACAGGGATTTTCAGTCCCTTGCTCTACCGACTGAGCTACCTGGGCAAGGACTGAAATTATACTAAACGATTCTTAAAGTTCGCTTAAATTAGTAGGTTAAATGCTGTTCGTTGTAAACATTTGCGATATTCATGTCTGATTGAATATATTCTTTGCATATATCTTTTTCTGTATCATTATCAAAATTATTGCAGTTTATTCTAAAAATAACAATTTTTTTTGATTTATCCAGTACGATATATGCATATGAAGACGTTCCTGTTTTATTTGGAAAATAATAATCACCGTCACGGTATCTTGCGTTATATTTCCATCCTTTTCCCTGAAGTTTTATTAAGTCTTGTAACTTAAAAGAGTCGTTGTTTTCCATATATGAATAATTTATAGCAGTTTCAACTGCCTGTTTAGCACTGTTTACTGTTGTGTTAATGATAGATATCACAAAACTTCTTTGTTTTAAATGAAAAAAATTTTACAGTTACAACGGCTGATAAAATTCCAATAATAACAATAACAAACAATAATTCTAATAACGTAAATGATTTTTTCATTGTAATTCCATTACAAACTTTTTAAACCTTTTCCCTCTTTCTTTGTATCCATTAAACTGATCAAAACTTGCACATGCTGGGCTTAAAAGAGCTACACTTTTGTCTGTGTGAACTTTTTTTATTGATTTTACAGCTTTTTCCATTTCATTTGATATTTCATAATTAATATTATATTGCTCGGCTAAATCAGCAAAAAGTTCAGGTTTGTTCCCTATTATAAAAAGTTTTATATCTAAATTTTTCATATATTTAAATAAAGGAGTAAAATCCTGTCCTTTATCATCTCCTCCGATAATCATAAAAATTTTTTTATTTTTATATCTTGTAAGAGCGTTTAATGCGGCATCTACATTTGTTGCTTTTGAATCGTCAACCCATACTCTGCCTTGAGAGTCTTTAAATTCTTCAAGTTTATGCGGATCTATTTTAAAATTTTTAAGGTTTTTTTCTTTTAAAAACAGAATTTTATAAACAGCTTTTGCCATAAGTTCGTCAAGTAAAAAAGGAACTTCAGAGAAAGTGTGTTTAAAATCGAAATATTCAATCAGCTCTTTTTCATTTTCATACAGAATCTTAAACGCTTTTGTTCCGGTGTTTAGATTTTTTGGCATTATAACGACATCACGCTCAGTCATTCTTTTAAGGGGTGAGAGTTTTGCTTTTACATACTCTTCAAAACTTCCGTGCCACGAGGTGTGGTCTTCTTTCAGCGGCAGTATTATAAAGATGTTCGGTTTTGCGTATTTTGTGTAGTGAAGCTGAAAACTGCTTGCTTCCACAACCCAGAAGTTGGCGTCTTTTTTCATATCGGCAAGAGGTATGCCTATATTGCCTCCGATATCTGCACCGTGGTCTTTTAAAAGATGATATACCATTTGTGTTGTTGTGGTTTTACCGTTAGTTCCTGTAATCCATATTTGAAACGGCGCTTTGTCGTAAAAATAGTCAAATTCGCTTATTAAATTTTTCGCTTTTTTGATTAAAGGGTGGCTTGGAGGAATTCCGGGAGATGTAATTTCTAAAGATGATTTTTCGGGATTGAATTCATTTGAAGGTAATAGTTTGTTTCCGTATTTATCAAAAGAGCTTTCTTTGAATTTGTCGTCAAAAATATGCCAGCCTCCGCTTTTGGCTATCGCTTTTGTTGTAAGGCCATACCCGAATAAAGATTTCATTGATGAATATACCCTTTTAATAATTCTCCCAAGTCTGAATCAAGTTTAATATTTAAATACGGAAATTTTTTCTTATCAAGGTTAATGTTTATGAATTCAACGTCACCGAGTCTTTTTTTGATTTCGTTTTTAAATTCGGCAAGGGTAGATATTTTATCAACCAGTACACCTTTTACTTTTGTAGCGATAAATATTTTTCCTTCGGCATAGTTTTTTAATTTATCAATCGATATGTTTCTGTCTTCAGCCACTATTTTTAAAAAATTATCATATGTTGGAAGTAATAGGTTTTTCATAATATATTCTTTTTGTTCGGGAGAGGCTTTTTTAAACAGGGATATAGGTTTTTTATATTTTCCTACCGTAATATCGTCTTCTTCGACCCCTATTTTTTTTGCAAGTTTGCCTATGACATAATGAGGCATAATTACGCCTATGCTTCCCACTACCGCATTTTTATTAGCAACGATCGGTTTGATGGCGCTTATTATGTAATATCCGCCGCTTGCAGCCATACTTTCGACGTAAACATTTACTTTTTTGCTTTTATTTAAGAATTTAAGATAAGCGTTAAATTCGTCGCTTGCGCTCGGACTTCCTCCGGGAGTGTTGAATACAAGCAGATATTCTTTGCAGTTTTTGTCTTTTTTAAGTGCATTCATTTTATCCATTAGTTTGTTAATGTAATCTACAGTTATTGTTTTATTTATATTTATAACAGCTACATAAGGCTTTGTAATAGGAATACTTGGACTTAGCGTTTTTTTCAAAAACACACCGAGCGCAACAAGTTCGGCAAGAATAAGAAGAATTACCCCAAAAAGGACAACTTTTTCTTTTATTGCTTTTATTTTGAATATTTTAAGCTCGGCTTTTAATTTTTCATTTTCTTCATACATTTTAACCCTTATCTTATTTTAATTGATAAAATAGCTATTAAGTTTGTTATTAAGGCCATTATCCAGAATCTTATCGTAATTTTATTTTCTTTCCATCCGAGCATCTCAAAATGATGATGAATCGGAGCCATTTTAAATACTCTTTTTCCTCTTGTTTTATAGCTTCCGACTTGTAGTATTACTGAGACAGTTTCCATTATAAATACAAACGCTATAAATATTAAAAGCAGTTCACTTTTTGCCACAATTGCCAAAAAACCGATAACCGCACCCAAAGGAAGACTTCCGCTGTCTCCCATAAACACTTCTGCCGGGTTTGCGTTGTACCATAAAAATCCTAAAAGAGCTCCGATAAGTGCAAATACTATAATGGTAAGTTCTCCCACGCCAAGCTCAAACGGATAAAAAAGATAAGAGCTGAATTTATAATTCCCTACTATATATAAAAGAATTCCGAGTGTAAAAAGTGAAAATATAGAAGGTACGGTTGCGAGACCGTCAAGACCGTCTGTAAGGTTTACGGCATTACTCATGGCAACAATAATAAACGCCCAGAAAATAACCGCATAATATCCCATATCAAAAATAGGGTATTTATAAAAAGGAACATAAAGTTTGGTATCGAAACCTACTTTAATAAGTAAATACGATATTACAAGAGCTCCGACCCATTGGAGTAAAAATTTTGTTTTGGCGCTAAGTCCGGCTTTGTTTGAAGAACCTTTTATTTTTCCGTAATCATCAATAAAACCTAAATAAGTAAAATATACCAGCAAAAGAAGAGTTAGTAATACGTATTTGTTAAATTCTGTTGTGATTAATATTGATATTACTGCGCTTGTAATGTAAATCAATCCTCCCATAGTAGGAGTGGAGTTTTTTGTTTTGTGATTATCAGGCGCAAGTTCAAAAATAGGCTGTGTTGCTTTTGCCTTTGCCCATGATATAAATTTCGGCATAATGAATATTGTAATAAAAAATGATAAAAAGAACGCTAAAATAGCTCTGAAAGTTATATAATGAAAGATATTAATGTGAAAATGCTCATACAGGTAATATAACATTATGTGCCTTTTTTAGATAAAATTTTATCATAATAAAAGTAAACGAAATGTTAATAAAGGAGATTTTATGAATTTCAGCGGTAAAAATGTTTTGGTAACTGGTGCAAGCAGGGGAATAGGTGCGGAAATCGCAAAAGTGCTTGCGGGATACGGACTCAAAGTTTGGATAAATTACAGAAGCGGTGCTGAAGCTGCAGATAAAGTGAAAGAAGAGATTGAAGCAAACGGAGGAAGCGCTGCGGTAATCGGATTTGACGTAAGCGATGAAAAAGCGTTTGTGGAAGCTGTAAAAACAATCATTGACAGCGACGGTGAGCTCAGCTATCTTGTAAACAACGCGGGGATTACAAACGATAAACTTGCAATGAGAATGAGTGTTGAGGATTTCAAAAAGGTAATTGACGCAAACCTTACTTCTACATTCGTAGGATGCAGGGAAGCTCTTAAGGTTATGAGCAAAAAAAGATTCGGAAGCGTTGTAAACGTGGCAAGTGTGGTTGCAGAAGCCGGGAACATGGGACAGGCGAATTACGTGGCAAGCAAAGGCGGAGTAATTGCTATGACTAAAACATTCGCACTTGAAGGCGCCCCGAGAGGTATTAGATTTAACAGCGTAACTCCTGGATTTATCGATACCGATATGACAAAAGACCTGCCTGAAAAGGTAAAAGAAGAAATGTTAAACAGAATCCCTCTCAAAAGATTCGCGGCACCTGCCGAAGTTGCAAAAGCTGTTGCGTTTTTACTTAGTGACGATGCAAGTTACATTACCGGAGAGACTCTAAAAGTAAACGGCGGAATGTATATGTAAAAATTGAGAATTAAACAATTTTATGCTAAAATGGCAAAAATAAAAAACAAAAGGAGAAATAATGGCATTATTTGATGAAGTAAAAGAAGTTATAGTTGAGCAATTAAACGTTGCTCCTGAAGAAGTAAAACCGGAAGCGAAATTCGTAGAAGATCTTGGAGCAGACAGCCTTGACGTTGTTGAGATGATTATGGCTCTTGAAGAAAAATTCGAAATCGAAATTCCTGACAGCGAAGCTGAAAAAATCCAAACTGTTCAAGACGTTATCGATTTCATCGAAAAAGCGAAAGCTTAATTCTTTTCCCTCCGGGGATAATATTAACGGATATTTTTTAAATATCTCTTAATATTAACCTCAATAAAAGGAAATGTATGAGAATCGTTGTAACCGGAATAGGTATGATAAATGCCGTTGGTAATAATAAAGACGAAGCTTTCGAAAATATTTTAGCAGGTAAAACTGGTGTAGATAAAATAACTCATTTTGATGCGTCTGAATATACAGTTCAAATAGCGGCGGAAGTTAAAAATTTCGATCCTTCTGAAGTTATGGATAAAAAAGAAGTAAAAAAAGCGGATAGATTTATCCAGCTCGGTATGAAAGCCGCAAAAGAAGCCATGGAAGATTCGGGACTTATCGGAACTGAATACGACAAAACAAGATTCGGAATTTCTGCGGCAAGCGGAATCGGGGGGCTTCCTGCAATTGAGAAAAACAGTGTAATTCTTGAAACAAAAGGTCAAAGAAGAGTAAGTCCTTTCTTTATTCCAAGCGCTCTTGTTAATATGCTCGGAGGCTTTATTTCTATCCAATACGGACTTCAGGGACCTAACACATCAAGCGTAACAGCATGTGCTGCCGGTACTCACGCAATTACTGAAGCGGTAAAAACAATCAAATCGGGTATGGCTGACAAAATCCTTGTAGTTGGAGCCGAAGCTGCAATTTGTCCTATCGGTGTTGTTGGATTTGCAAACATGAAAGCGCTTTCAACAAGAAACGACGACCCGGCACATGCCAGCAGACCGTTTGACGCTAAAAGAGACGGATTCGTAATCGGTGAGGGTGCGGGTGCGCTTGTACTTGAAAAATACGAAGACGCCGTAGCAAGAGGCGCTAAAATTTACGGAGAAGTTATCGGTATCGGTGAAAGCGGAGACGCTCACCATATTACGGCCCCAAGCCTTGAAGGTCCTATGAGAGCTATGAAAATGGCGTGGGATATGGCCGGAAATCCTAAAATAGATTATATCAACGCACACGGAACGTCAACACCTACAAACGACAAAAACGAAACAGCGGCGATTAAAACGCTTTTCGGAGGAAAAGAAAACTGTCCTCCTGTAAGTTCTACAAAAGGTGCTACCGGACACTGTTTAGGAGCTGCCGGAAGTATTGAAGCGGTAATTACGCTAATGGCAATGGAAAGAGGAATTATCCCTCCTACAATCAACTATGAAGAACCGGATGAAAACTGTGATCTTGATTATGTTCCTAACAAACCAAGAGAAGCGGAAATTAACGTTGCAATGTCTAACTCGTTCGGTTTCGGTGGAACAAACGGAGTTGTAATCTTTAAAAAAGTAAAATAAAGGCATACTTTGGCAGTACTTGATTTTGAAAAAAGAATTGAAGAGCTAAAAGAGCAGATTGACGTCGCTAAAATAAAAGGCGACTCTCATGCTGCTTCAACTTTGGCTAAAGAACTTGAAAAAGAGATAGAAAAAACATTTAAAAACTTAACCCCTTATCAAAAACTTCTTCTTGCACGTCATCCTGACAGACCTCATGCTATTGATATTATTAATGCAATAATGGATGAAAAAATAGAAATTCACGGTGACAGAGAGTTTAGAGACGATGCATCGATAGTATGCTATATCGGTATGATTGGCGATACAAAATGTGTCGTTATCGGTGAGGAAAAGGGTAGAAACACGAAAGAAAAACTTGCGAGAAATTTCGGTATGCCGCATCCTGAAGGATACAGAAAAGCACTGCGTGTGGCTAAAATGGCTGAAAAGTTTGATCTGCCGATTCTCTTTTTAGTTGATACTCCGGGTGCGTTTCCTGGTATCGGAGCGGAAGAGAGAGGGCAGAGTGAAGCTATTGCGAGAAACTTATTTGAACTTTCAAGAATCAAAACCCCGACAGTATCAATCGTAATTGGTGAAGGTGGAAGCGGCGGTGCTCTTGCTATAGGTGTTGCGGATAAATTCGCAATGCTTAAATATTCGGTATTCAGCGTTATTTCACCTGAAGGGTGTGCAGCTATTTTATGGGGAGATAATTCAAAAGCCGAAACAGCTACAAAAGCGCTTAAAATTTCAGCTGAAGAGCTTAAAGAACTTGGTCTTATAGATGATATTATCGACGAGCCGCTTGAAGGTGCACACAGGGACTATGAAACTACAGCTAAAAATATTAAAGATTATTTTATTGAAAAAGTAAAAGAATTAAAACAGTTAAGTAAAGACGAACTTCTTCAAAAAAGATTTGAAAAATACCTAAACTACGGAAGTTTTAACGAAAAATAATTTTTTCGTTGTTTTTTACTGCATTACTAACCAAATCATTTGCTTTGTAGCTTTTATAATAATCTAATATATTTGTTTCAATAGTGTAGTGTCTGGCACTAAGTACTTCATGCGAGACGGTAGGGCGAATGTATTGGTTGGTTTAAGGTAATTATCAGTTTTATAGTATTATACGGACTTTTGTAAAAGGCAAAAAAGCCTGTGGCTTTTTTGGGAGGTTTTACTTGGCGCTTTTAATTTCCTGTGCCAGAAATCTTGCGGTGTAGCTTACATCGGTGTATTTTTCGGCAACTTCTTCAACACTTCCCGTAGCTATCACCTTTCCACCGCCGCTTCCGCCCTCAGGGCCCATATCGATTATGTAATCCGCGTTTTTAATAAAATCAAGATTGTGCTCGATGACTATTACGCTGTTTCCGAGATCCACAAGGTGCTGAAGCACCTGAACGAGCCTGTCTATATCCGCAAAATGAAGCCCCGTTGTAGGTTCATCGAGAATATAAAGCGTATTTCCGGTATCGCGGCGGCTAAGCTCTTTAGATAGTTTGATTCTCTGTGCTTCCCCTCCGCTGAGAGTCGTGGCGTTTTGTCCGAGTGTAATGTATCCGAGTCCCACGTCTTTTAGGGTTTTTAGTTTCTGTTTTATTTTCGGTATTTTTTCAAAAAACTCATACGCTTCATCCACACTCATTTCAAGCACGTCCGCAATTGATTTGCCTTTGTATTTAATCTCAAGCGTTTGTTCATTGTATCTTTTTCCTCCGCACGCTTCGCATGTAACCATTACATCCGGCAGGAAGTGCATTTCGATTTTTATCTGTCCTTCACCTTTACACACCTCACATCTTCCGCCTTTTACGTTAAAGCTGAATCTCCCTGGCGTATAGCCTCTAAGCTGTGCTTCAGGAGTCTGGGCGAATAGGTTTCTTATATCGTCAAACACTCCAGTGTAAGTTGCCGGGTTGGAGCGTGGTGTTCTTCCGATAGGGCTCTGATCGAGATAAATTACTTTATCGAGCTGTTTTAGTCCCGTAATTTCCACGCCTTTTACTTTTTGTATTTTGTGTGCGTGGTTTAGTATCTCCCTTGCCGTTGGAAGCAGGGTTTGGAGTATTAGTGAGCTTTTACCGCTACCGCTGACTCCCGTTACACATACGAGGTTTCTTAGCGGGATTTTTACGTTTAGATCTTTTATGTTGTGAATATTTACGTTTTTGATTTCAATCCATTCGTTTTGAGGTCTGTCTTTTCTATAGTTTATGTCTTTTTCACGTTTAATGTATTTTGCGGTTTCGGTGTCGCTTTTGAGAAGCTCTTGCGTATTACCGCTGAATATTACCTCTCCTCCGAATTTCCCGGCACCGGGACCTATATCCACGATATGATCTGCGTTGAGGATCGTTTCCCTGTCGTGTTCTACGACTATTACGGTGTTGCCTTTGTCTCTCAGGTTTTTAAGTGTGTTGATAAGTTTAAGCGTATCCCTTTCATGCAGACCTATACTCGGCTCGTCAAGCACGTACATAACTCCTGTCAGCCCGCTTCCGATCTGAGAGGCGATTCTGATTCTCTGGCTCTCACCACCGCTTATAGTTCTCGCGTCCCTGTGAAGGGTGAGGTATCCGAGTCCCACGTCCACAAGGAAAAATAGTCTTTCGCGTATCTCTTTCAAAATAGGCTCCGCTATTCTTTTTTCCTGTTCATTTAGGTGTGAGAAGTTTTCTTCGTTTTTGAAAAACTCATACGCATCGCTTATAGGCATCGATATTATTTCGCTGATTGTTTTACCCGCCACTTTTACGGCAAGGCTTTCGGGTTTGAGTCTGAATCCTTTACACGAAGGACATACGCTCTCACTCATAATTTCGCTCATATCTTCGTCTTTGTAAAGATCCAGTGCGATTTGTCTGAGTCCCGGCCATCTTTTTGAAATTTTGTGTTTTGCGTATTCGAATTCTATGTCATAAGCCGTACCGTTTAGGATGATTCTTTTTTGCAGGTCGTCAAGCTCGAAAAAGCTCTTGTTCATATCTATATCAAGCTCGCGGCAGAGTGCTTTGAAAAACTCCTGGTAATATTTTTTGTTAAATCCCCATATAAGCGGTATTGAGCCTTTATTTAGGGGTTTGTCTTTTATAACCTTTTCGATATCAAGTGTGTATGTAACTCCAAGTCCGTCACATTTCGGACAGGCACCTTTTGGTGAGTTGAACGAAAAACTGACAGGTTCAAGCTCTTCAAAACTT
This genomic interval from Nautilia profundicola AmH contains the following:
- the sppA gene encoding signal peptide peptidase SppA, producing MYEENEKLKAELKIFKIKAIKEKVVLFGVILLILAELVALGVFLKKTLSPSIPITKPYVAVININKTITVDYINKLMDKMNALKKDKNCKEYLLVFNTPGGSPSASDEFNAYLKFLNKSKKVNVYVESMAASGGYYIISAIKPIVANKNAVVGSIGVIMPHYVIGKLAKKIGVEEDDITVGKYKKPISLFKKASPEQKEYIMKNLLLPTYDNFLKIVAEDRNISIDKLKNYAEGKIFIATKVKGVLVDKISTLAEFKNEIKKRLGDVEFININLDKKKFPYLNIKLDSDLGELLKGYIHQ
- the fabG gene encoding 3-oxoacyl-ACP reductase FabG: MNFSGKNVLVTGASRGIGAEIAKVLAGYGLKVWINYRSGAEAADKVKEEIEANGGSAAVIGFDVSDEKAFVEAVKTIIDSDGELSYLVNNAGITNDKLAMRMSVEDFKKVIDANLTSTFVGCREALKVMSKKRFGSVVNVASVVAEAGNMGQANYVASKGGVIAMTKTFALEGAPRGIRFNSVTPGFIDTDMTKDLPEKVKEEMLNRIPLKRFAAPAEVAKAVAFLLSDDASYITGETLKVNGGMYM
- the acpP gene encoding acyl carrier protein, whose protein sequence is MALFDEVKEVIVEQLNVAPEEVKPEAKFVEDLGADSLDVVEMIMALEEKFEIEIPDSEAEKIQTVQDVIDFIEKAKA
- the murD gene encoding UDP-N-acetylmuramoyl-L-alanine--D-glutamate ligase, whose translation is MKSLFGYGLTTKAIAKSGGWHIFDDKFKESSFDKYGNKLLPSNEFNPEKSSLEITSPGIPPSHPLIKKAKNLISEFDYFYDKAPFQIWITGTNGKTTTTQMVYHLLKDHGADIGGNIGIPLADMKKDANFWVVEASSFQLHYTKYAKPNIFIILPLKEDHTSWHGSFEEYVKAKLSPLKRMTERDVVIMPKNLNTGTKAFKILYENEKELIEYFDFKHTFSEVPFLLDELMAKAVYKILFLKEKNLKNFKIDPHKLEEFKDSQGRVWVDDSKATNVDAALNALTRYKNKKIFMIIGGDDKGQDFTPLFKYMKNLDIKLFIIGNKPELFADLAEQYNINYEISNEMEKAVKSIKKVHTDKSVALLSPACASFDQFNGYKERGKRFKKFVMELQ
- the mraY gene encoding phospho-N-acetylmuramoyl-pentapeptide-transferase, translating into MLYYLYEHFHINIFHYITFRAILAFFLSFFITIFIMPKFISWAKAKATQPIFELAPDNHKTKNSTPTMGGLIYITSAVISILITTEFNKYVLLTLLLLVYFTYLGFIDDYGKIKGSSNKAGLSAKTKFLLQWVGALVISYLLIKVGFDTKLYVPFYKYPIFDMGYYAVIFWAFIIVAMSNAVNLTDGLDGLATVPSIFSLFTLGILLYIVGNYKFSSYLFYPFELGVGELTIIVFALIGALLGFLWYNANPAEVFMGDSGSLPLGAVIGFLAIVAKSELLLIFIAFVFIMETVSVILQVGSYKTRGKRVFKMAPIHHHFEMLGWKENKITIRFWIMALITNLIAILSIKIR
- the uvrA gene encoding excinuclease ABC subunit UvrA; the protein is MDKIKIIGARENNLKNINLEIPKNKLIVFTGLSGSGKSTLAFDTLYAEGQRRYIESLSSYARQFLQKTGKPEVDKIDGLTPAIAIDQKTTSKNPRSTVGTVTEIYDYLRLLYARIGIQHCHLCGKQITQMTPQDIINEVLKLPEGAKIIIYAPIVKEKKGEFHDLIEKLRKEGIIRAYIDGVIVRLDEEIELKKTKKHTIKAVIDRVIVKEENKSRIAEAVEKALNKSFGEVEIEILNAKDLGLERDFIHYSEHLACFDCKISFEELEPVSFSFNSPKGACPKCDGLGVTYTLDIEKVIKDKPLNKGSIPLIWGFNKKYYQEFFKALCRELDIDMNKSFFELDDLQKRIILNGTAYDIEFEYAKHKISKRWPGLRQIALDLYKDEDMSEIMSESVCPSCKGFRLKPESLAVKVAGKTISEIISMPISDAYEFFKNEENFSHLNEQEKRIAEPILKEIRERLFFLVDVGLGYLTLHRDARTISGGESQRIRIASQIGSGLTGVMYVLDEPSIGLHERDTLKLINTLKNLRDKGNTVIVVEHDRETILNADHIVDIGPGAGKFGGEVIFSGNTQELLKSDTETAKYIKREKDINYRKDRPQNEWIEIKNVNIHNIKDLNVKIPLRNLVCVTGVSGSGKSSLILQTLLPTAREILNHAHKIQKVKGVEITGLKQLDKVIYLDQSPIGRTPRSNPATYTGVFDDIRNLFAQTPEAQLRGYTPGRFSFNVKGGRCEVCKGEGQIKIEMHFLPDVMVTCEACGGKRYNEQTLEIKYKGKSIADVLEMSVDEAYEFFEKIPKIKQKLKTLKDVGLGYITLGQNATTLSGGEAQRIKLSKELSRRDTGNTLYILDEPTTGLHFADIDRLVQVLQHLVDLGNSVIVIEHNLDFIKNADYIIDMGPEGGSGGGKVIATGSVEEVAEKYTDVSYTARFLAQEIKSAK
- the accA gene encoding acetyl-CoA carboxylase carboxyl transferase subunit alpha; amino-acid sequence: MAVLDFEKRIEELKEQIDVAKIKGDSHAASTLAKELEKEIEKTFKNLTPYQKLLLARHPDRPHAIDIINAIMDEKIEIHGDREFRDDASIVCYIGMIGDTKCVVIGEEKGRNTKEKLARNFGMPHPEGYRKALRVAKMAEKFDLPILFLVDTPGAFPGIGAEERGQSEAIARNLFELSRIKTPTVSIVIGEGGSGGALAIGVADKFAMLKYSVFSVISPEGCAAILWGDNSKAETATKALKISAEELKELGLIDDIIDEPLEGAHRDYETTAKNIKDYFIEKVKELKQLSKDELLQKRFEKYLNYGSFNEK
- a CDS encoding beta-ketoacyl-ACP synthase II — translated: MRIVVTGIGMINAVGNNKDEAFENILAGKTGVDKITHFDASEYTVQIAAEVKNFDPSEVMDKKEVKKADRFIQLGMKAAKEAMEDSGLIGTEYDKTRFGISAASGIGGLPAIEKNSVILETKGQRRVSPFFIPSALVNMLGGFISIQYGLQGPNTSSVTACAAGTHAITEAVKTIKSGMADKILVVGAEAAICPIGVVGFANMKALSTRNDDPAHASRPFDAKRDGFVIGEGAGALVLEKYEDAVARGAKIYGEVIGIGESGDAHHITAPSLEGPMRAMKMAWDMAGNPKIDYINAHGTSTPTNDKNETAAIKTLFGGKENCPPVSSTKGATGHCLGAAGSIEAVITLMAMERGIIPPTINYEEPDENCDLDYVPNKPREAEINVAMSNSFGFGGTNGVVIFKKVK
- a CDS encoding type II secretion system protein, with amino-acid sequence MKKSFTLLELLFVIVIIGILSAVVTVKFFSFKTKKFCDIYH